The region AACCTGGCCGTCTTCGACCGGATGCCGAGACCCGGGTGCGCCCCGGGTCGATGGGGCTATCTCGGTAACGCGTTCGTGCTCAGGGCGTACCGGAATCGGGGCCTCGGGCGGAGGCTCGTCGCCACCCTTCTGGATCATGCCAGCAGAAACCGGTTCGCCCGGGTGGTGCTCAGCCCGACCGAGAAGTCGGTCCCGTTCTACGAACGAGCGGGTTTCGGGCCGGCCGACATGCTCATGGTCAAGGTGCTCGACGAACCCGGACCGCCGGAATCCGGCTGGTGACCACCGCACCGGGGTCGGGTCCTGGTCGCTGAGCCGTACTGGCAGGCTGGGCGCGTGTATCGGGAAACGGGGTCCCGGGTGGCGGGCGCGGTGTTGTGGTGGAACACCGCGCCGGACGAGGCAAGGCCGGGCCGGGTGCTGCCCGACGGCTGCCTCGACCTGATCTGGTCCAGTAGCCGTGGCCTGTTGGTGGCCGGACCGGACACCATCGCGGAGGTGACCACCAGCGTGCCGGGGGAGCGGTACGTCGGACTCCGGTTCCCGCCCGGCACCGGACCGGCCGTGTTCGGCGTGCCGGCGTACGAGTTGCGGGACCGGCGGGTTCCGCTGGCGGAGGTGTGGGCCGCGCCGCTGGTCCGGAAACTGGAGGATCGAGCGGCGGGCCTGGTCGATCCCGGCCGGCTTCTGGAGTCGGTCGCGTACGACCGGCTGTGTGCGAACGGGGGCCCCGATTCGCTCGCCGCTGCCGTGGTCGCCCGGCTCGATGCCGGAGCCGGTGTCACCGCCATTGCCGATGCGCTCGACCTCGGCAGTCGTCAACTGCACCGCCGCTGCCAGGCTCTGTTCGGTTACGGTCCGAAGACTCTGGCCCGGATCCGGCGGATGCAACGGGCCCTGGCGCTGGCCCGGGCCGGGGTGCCCGCCGTCGAGGTCGCCGTCCGGACCGGGTACGCCGACCAGCCGCACCTGTCTCGGGAGGTGCGGGCCCTGGCCGGCGTACCAATCGGGGTGCTCCTGGCCGGCGGCTAGCCGGGTGCCCAGGGTCGCCGGCGGCGGCTAGCCAGCCGGCGGGGTCGGGTTGGCGGCGAAGAGGTCCACCCCGTTGCCATCCGGGTCGTGCAGCACCGCGTACCGCTGTCCCCAGAACGCGTCCCATGGTGTGAGCTCGCCGTGATAGCCGGCCTTGGTCAGCTCGGCGTACACCGCGTCCACCTCCGCTGGGCTGTCACAGGCGAAGGCGAGGCTCGACCCGCCGGCGCTGCCGTCACTCGGTGGCGGGGTCCAGCCCGGATAGAAGGACCGGATGACGTCGAAGGTGTCGAAGGCCATGCGGAGTCCGCCGGGCAGGGTCACCTCTACATGCTGCTCGGTGTCGGCGCTGGCCGGGATGTCCAGCCCGAGACGGCGGTAGAAGGCGAGGGAGCGGCCCATGTCGGCGACAGCCAGGCCGATGAGATCCATTCGAGGTGCCATGTGTCGACCGTAAGCCCTGCTGGCCTGGGCCGTCTTGAAGGAATCGGACACCCGGGACCGGTTCGTGCGTGCCTCTGTGGCGCGACGTTTCCCGGCGTACGGTGTGGTTATCGGCACTCCAAGTCCGACTGTTCAGGACATGTCCGGCGAGGTGCGGACAAGTGACTGGAAGGAGGTGGCTCCGATGGACCTGGCCTATCTTGACGCGGGATCTGGCAGTCTCATCGTGCAGGCGGTGGTCGGCGGCGTAGCCGGGGTGGCGGTGGCGACCCGGCTCTACTGGCGTCGCCTGGTGGCCCGGTTCCGCAAGCCGCCGGCTGCCAACCAGCAGGACTGAGGCGAGGTCGTCGGATGCTACCCCGCTCGTCCGCGCCCGATACCGGCCCTCGACCGGAGCCCGGATCCTTCCGTGATCCCACCAACCGAATCTTCTACGCCGGTGAGCAGGTACTTCGCGGGCTCGGGCCGAGCGCGGCCGAGGACTGGCAGGCCCTGGCGGCCAGCGACTTCTTTCCACCGCTGTTGGCCGCCGGCAAGGTCTGTGGCACCGAGACCGCCGAGGCGGCGACGATGCCGTCGGCCGCCTCGACCGGCTGGACCACGGTGTTGCGACACGAACGCATTCCGTTCGTCTCCTACCCGTACGAGTGGTCCTTCGCCATGTTGCGCGACGCGGCGCTGCTGCACCTGGAGATCCTGCGGTCCGCGCTACCGGCCGGCTTCACCACCAAGGACGGCTCGGCCTACAACCTCCAGTGGCGCGGGGCCAACCCGGTCTTTATCGACGTCGGCTCCTTCGAGCCGGCCCGCGACGGTGAACCCTGGGCCGGCTATCGCCAGTTCTGCCAGACGATGCTCTATCCGCTGATGCTCCAGGCGCATCTCGGCATCGACTTCCAGCCCTGGCTTCGGGCCCGGATCGACGGTGTCGAAGCCGGGCAGATGCGCAAACTCTTCGGCGGCACCCGCCGGTTCTCGGCCGGAGTGTTCAAACACGTCCACCTGCACGACGCGATGCAGGCCCGCAATGCCGGCACCAGCACCGGGCAGGTACGTGAGCAACTGCGGGTGGCCGGCTTCTCACGGGAACTGGTGCTCGCCATCGTCCGTGCCGTCGACAAGCTGGTCCGCCGGCTGGACTGGCAGCCGCCGGCCAGTCACTGGTCGGACTACCAGCAGACCTGCGGCTACTCGCCGGACGACCGGACGCGCAAGGAACGCTTCGTCGACGCCGCGCTGGCCGAGGCGGGCCGGTCGAAGCTCGTCCTCGACCTCGGCAGCAACGACGGTACCTACGCCCGGATAGCCGCACGCCACGCCGGTTACGTGGTCGCGGCGGAGAGCGATCCGGCCGTCGTCGACCAGCTGTACCAGCGGTTGCGCGCCGACCAGGAAACCCGGATCCTACCGCTGGTGGTGGACCTGGCCGACCCGTCCCCGGGTGGCGGTTGGCGGGGGACGGAACGGGCGTCGTTCGCCACCCGGGCCCGGGCGGACGCCGTACTGGCCCTGGCGGTCGTGCACCATTTGGCCATCGGACGTAACGTACCGCTGGGCGCGGTGGTCGACTGGCTGGTCGGGTTCCTGGCCAGCGCCGGCCGACGCGGCCGGTTGGTGGTCGAGTTCGTGCACCCGCAGGACCCGATGGCGCAGCGACTCCTGGCCAACAAACCCGCTGGACTCTTCCCCGACTACCGGCGCGACGAGTTCGAGCGGCTACTCGGGCAACGGTGCGAGATCATCCGGCGGGAGGAGTTGCCGTCGGGGACCCGTACCCTCTACGTCGGGGTCCCGCGTGGCTGAGGCGGCGGCCGACCTGATCGGCGGTGCCGGGTCGGCCCCGGCGCGTCGGCTCACCGAGCGACGGGCCGCGCTGGAGATCGTGGCGCTGTGTGGTCTGGTGATCACCCAGCCGTTGCTCGACGTCACCGGGCGCAGCCCGGACTTCTTCCTCTTCCACGGTGCTGCCGGCCGGGACGTGCTGCTCTTCGTGGCGGCATGCGTGCTGCCGCCACCGCTTGTCCTGTGGGGAATCGGTGCGCTCACCCGGCTGGCCGGGCCAGCGGTACGGGCCGCCACCCACACCGCGACCGTCGGGTTACTGCTCACCGCGCTCGCCCTCCAGGTGGGCAAACACCTGTTGCCACTGCGGGGCGTGCCGCTGGTGTTGGCCGCCGTCGCGCTCGGTACGGCCGGTGGGTACGCCCATCGGCGCTGGTCGGCGCCGGGGCAACTGCTCCGGTTCGCCTCGGCCGGACCGCTGATCTTCGTTCTGCTCTTCGTCCTCGTCTCGCCGGCCTCGGCGGTGGTGCTGCCGCGCGAACGGGGTGGCTCGGGGCCCGGCGCCGCCCGGTCGGCCGGTCATCCACCGGTAGTGCTGATCGTGCTGGACGAGCTGCCGCTGGTCTCGTTGCTCGGGCCGGACGGGCGGGTCGACGCGGACCGTTTCCCGCACTTCGCCCGGCTGGCCGGACAGTCGACCTGGTATCGCAACGCCACCGGAGTGAGTGGCTGGACGCCGTACGCCCTGCCGGCGATGCTGACCGGCCGTTACCCGACCGTCGCCGGCGCGCCGCACTACTCGCGGTACCCGGACAACCTGTTCACCCTGCTCGGCGGCCGGTACGACATCCGGGCCCAGGAGAGCATCGCCCAACTCTGCCCGCCCAGCCGGTGCGCCCGGAGCGCCTCGGCCGGCCCGGTGCTGCCCACGCTGCTGCGCGAGGGTGCCGGTCTGCTCGGCCAGGTGCTTTCACCGACCGACGACGACCGCGATCCGACCTCCTCCTACCGGGAGGTGCCCCGGCAGGAGGCCGAACGCGACCGCCAGCAAACCGCACCGACCGATCCCCGGTTCCGGTGGGACACCCTCGACGACAACCAGCCGGCGCGGTTCACCGACTTTCTCGCCGGGTTGCGGGCGGGTCGCACCTCGGTCCGCCCGACCCTGGACTTCCTGCACCTGTTGATGCCGCACAGCCCGTGGAGCTACCTGCCCTCCGGGGTCCGCTACGACGCACCGCCCGACCTGCCCAACGACGGTACCGGCTGGGTGACCCTGGCCCGGGACCGTCATCTTGCCCAACTCGGCTACACCGACAGGTTGATCGGCGAGACCCTGCGCACCCTGGAGGAGACCGGCGGTCTGGACGAGGCCCTGGTAGTGGTCACCGCCGACCATGGGGTGAGCTTCACCCCGCAGGCCCAGGGCCGGGGTCTGGACTCGGTACGCAGATCACCGGGTGAGGTGCTGTGGGTGCCGATGTTCGTCAAGGAGCCGGGCCAGCGGGTCGGTCGGGTGGATGATCGTAACTGGGAGCACGTCGATCTGCTGCCGACCATCGCCGACCTGGTCGACGTCGAAGTGCCCTGGCGGGTCGACGGCGTGTCGGCAACAGGCGGTGGCCGGGACCGGTCGGAGAAGTACTACTACGACCAGCCGGGCAAACGTATCGCGATACCCGGTCCGGCGGCCTTCACGGCGGTCGTCGGCGCCACGGTCCCGCCCCGGACCAGCCGGTCGGAACTGCTCGGCCGGGCCGTGACCGACTTCGAGGTGGTCGAGACCGGTGTGTCCGCCCGGGTCACCAACCTCGCCGCGCTGCGCCGGGTCGACCCGGCGGAGGGAAAGCTACCGGTGCTGCTGCACGGCACCGTACCCGCGACGGTGCCGGACGGTACCCGGTTGGCGGTCGCCGTCAACGGCCGGATCGGGGCGATCGTCCCGGTCGTCGCACCCGACCCGGGAGGCCGCCGGTTCGCCGCTCTTGTCGGCGACGACGCGCTGTACAACCCGGGGGTCAACCAGCTCGAACTCTTCGAGCTGACCGACGACCAGGCGACCCTGCGTCGGCTGCGCCTGTGACCAACGCGGCATGCCGCGTTCCTAGCCAGTGCCGCCCGCTGCGCGGGCGTGATCACCCGTAGGGTGACGCATCCCTCACCCCGAAGCCATGGCAGGAGGTAGGCAGCGACCGGTTATTACGGTAAAAGCGAAGGCAATTCAGTGAAAATTTTGCCGGCGAAGCGAGGATTAGATGACGGAAGTAAAGCTCGAGCACCCCCAAGGGCAACTTTCGATGCCGGTGCAGCCCGCCGTCGAAGGCCCGTCGGGCATCGGCGTCGGCAAGTTGTTGAAGGAGACCGGGCTCGTCACCTACGACCCTGGCTTCGTCAACACCGCCGCGTGCTCCTCAGAGATCACCTACATCGACGGCGATGCGGGCATTCTGCGCTACCGTGGCTACCCCATCGAGCAGTTGGCCGAGAAGTCGTCCTTCCTGGAGGTCTCCTACCTGCTGGCCTACGGCCAGCTGCCCACCGAGCAGCAGCTCGCGGACTTCGCCGAGCGGATCCGTCGGCACTCGCTGTTGCACGAGGAGATGCGTCGGTTCTTCGACGGTTTCCCGCGTGACGCGCACCCGATGGCGGTGCTCTCCTCCGCGGTGAGCGCGATCTCCACCTTCTACCAGGACAGCCTGGACCCGTTCGACCAGGAGCACGTGGAGATCTCCACGATCCGGCTGATGGCCAAGGTGCCGACGATCGCGTCGTACGCCTACAAGAAGTCCATCGGACAGGCGATGCTCTATCCGGACAACTCGCTGGGTTACGTCGAGAACTTCCTCCGGATGACGTTCGGCGTGCCGGCGGAGGAGTACGAGGTCGACCCGGTGATGGCCAAGGTGCTGGACATGCTCTTCGTCCTGCACGCCGACCATGAGCAGAACTGCTCCACCTCCACGGTGCGGCTGGTCGGGTCCAGCAACGCCAACCTCTTCGCCTCGGTCTCCGCCGGTGTCAACGCGCTCTTCGGGCCGTTGCACGGTGGTGCCAACCAAGCGGTGTTGGAGATGCTGGAGCGGATCCGGGTCGAGGGCGGGGACGTGCAGTCCTTCGTCCGTCGGGTCAAGGACCGGGAGCAGGGCGTCAAGCTCATGGGCTTCGGTCACCGGGTCTACAAGAACTACGACCCGCGCGCCGCGATCGTGAAGAAGGCCGCGCAGGACGTGCTCTCCCGGATGGCCAAGCCGGACCCGCTGCTGGACATCGCGATGCAGCTGGAGGAGATCGCCCTGGCGGACGACTTCTTCGTCTCCCGTCGGCTCTACCCGAACGTCGACTTCTACACCGGTCTGATCTACAAGGCCATGGGTTTCCCGACGAAGATGTTCACCGTGCTCTTCGCGCTCGGCCGGCTGCCCGGCTGGATCGCCCAGTGGCGCGAGATGATCTCCGACCCGGAGACCAAGATCGGTCGCCCGCGGCAGATCTACACCGGCGCGGACGAGCGCGACTACGTGCCGCTCGACCAGCGCTGACCGACCAGCGCTGACCGACCCACGCTGACCGACCCACGCTGAGTCGGCCCGCAGGACGGCCGTCGACCCCACCCGGGTCGGCGGCCGTCGTCGTCTCGCCCCGGCCGCCGTTATCGACCCGGCGGTGCCGCTGTCCGGCCGCAGTGGGCTGTTCCCGGATCGCCGGACGGGTCAGGGACAACCGGCTCGACAACTCGCCGCGAGCCGCCGCAGTCCCGGTGCGATGCGATCCAGGGGGATCGCGCCGTACCCGAGCACCAACCCCGGTCGGGCGTCTGTCGGTGCGCCACCCGGCGTCGTCCCACCGTCATCGCTGCGGCCCACCCCGGTGCGGTAGTCGTCGAGGTCGCGTACCCGGACCCCGGCCTGAGCAGCCTGGCGGACCACCCCGGCCAGCTCCATCGGGACACCCGGCCGGAGCAGGGCGCACAGGTGCAGCCCGGCGGCGGAGGGAACCGGTTCGAGCCAGTCGGCGAAGTCCCGTCGCAGGATCCGGTGGATCAGGCCATGCCGGGCCGCGTACTCCTTGTTGGCCCGGCGCAGGTGTCGGGCCAACAGGCCCTCGTCGATGAAGCGGGCCATTGCCCCCTGGGTGTGCTGGTCGCCGTGCCAGTCGGTCAACTGTTTGGCGGTCCGCAGGGCGGTGCGCAGCGCGGTCGGGGCCACCAGGAAACCGAGCCGCAGGGTCGGCAGCATGACCTTGGAGAAGGAGCCGACGTAGACGACCCGGCCGTCCTGGTCGAGGGCCTGTAACGGTTCCAGGGGCCGGTCCGCGAAGCGGAACTCGCTGTCGTAGTCGTCCTCGACGATCACCGCCCCGTTCCGTTTCGCCCAGGCGAGCAACGCCGACCGGCGACGCAGGGACATGGGGACACCCAGCGGGAACTGATGCGACGGCGTGGTGTAGACCAGCCGGGCCTCGGCCGGCAGGGCCGACACGTCCAGCCCTTCGCCGTCGACCGGCACCCCGACGATCCGGGCACCCAGGGACTGGAACAGGAGGCGGGCCGCCCGGTAGCCCGGTTCCTCGACCGCCACGCAGTCACCCGGCTCGATCAGGATTCGGCCGACGAGGTCCAACGCCTGCTGGGCGCCCTGCGTCACCAGCACGTCGTCGGCTCCGGCCCGTACGGACCGGGAGACGCCGATGTGGCGGGCGATCGCCGTACGCAGGGCGGGGTGCCCGGATGGGTCGCCGTAGCTGGTAGGCGACAGGGCACCGATGCGTAGCTCGCCGGCGACGATCCGGCGCCAGCTCTCCAGCGGAAACAGGTGCGGGTCCGGGATGCCCACGTCGAAGTTGAAGTCCGGAGTGCCCCGGGCCGGGCCGGGCGGGGCGGGCATGGCACGCCAGAGCTGTCGGGGAGTGACCGCACCACCGCTCGGGGCGCTGCGGTCGGGTATCCGGTCGGCGGCCTCGTCACAGACGAAGGTGCCCGCACCGACCCGGCCGACCAGGAAACCCTCGGCGGTGAGCCGGTCGTAGGCGGCGGCGACGGTGTTGCGGGAGACGGCCAGGTGTCGGGCCAACTCCCGGGTCGGGGGCAGCCGTTCGCCCGCGCGGAGCCGACCGTCCAGGATCGCGTCGAGAAGCTGCCGGTAGATCCGGGCGGTCAGGTCGCCCCGGCCGGCGAGGGTGATGTGGATGTCCACCGGACCAACCTACATTGGCCCAATCTGATAGCCGGAAATTGGATCTGATGCCGCGCCAATCCAGCTCCTAGGCTGATCCGCGTCGCACCCCGCTGCCTCGAGGAGGATGACGTTGACCGTCGCCAACATGTGGTTTGACCCGATCTGCCCCTGGGCCTGGATCACCTCGCGATGGTTACTGGAGGTGGAGCAGGTCCGGGACGTGCAGGTGCGCTTCCATGTCATGAGCCTCTCCATGCTCAACGCCGGACGTACCGGCCTGCCCGAGTGGTACCAGAAGTTCCTCAGCCGGGGCTGGGGGCCGGTACGGCTCGCGATCGCCGCCGAGCAGAAGCACGGCAACGACATACTGCGTGACCTCTACACCGCGCTCGGCACCCGAATCCACCACGGGAAGGCGCCGGTCGACCGTGACCTCTATGTCGAGGTGCTCACCGAACTCGGGCTGGCCACCGAACTCGCCGACGCCGCCGAGACGGCCGATCACGACCCGGCCCTGCTCGCCAGCCACCACGCGGGAATGGACCCGGTGGGCGACGAGGTCGGGACCCCGGTGATCCACACTCCCGGTCCGGACGGCCGGTCGATCGCATTCTTCGGACCGGTGGTCACCCCGACGCCCCGGGGGGAGGCGGCCGGAAAGCTGTGGGACGGCGTGCTGCTGGTCTCCGGCACCGACGGGTTCTTCGAACTGAAGCGCACCCGTACCCGCTCGCCGAGCTTCGAGTGACCACCCGCCGACCACGAAACGGGCAGGACATGAGCCGAATGACCGTGCCGCAGGGGGCGGCGCTGTCGATTGGAGCCGTACTCGGCACGGGTGTGATCGCCCTGCCGGCTCTCGCGGCGCAGATCGCCGGTCCGGCGTCCATCCTGGCCTGGATCGCGATGATCGCGCTCTCCGTGCCGCTCGCCGCCACCTTCGCGGCGCTCGGCACCCGGTACGCCGACACCGGTGGGGTCGCCACCTACGTGCGGCGGGCGTTCGGTGCGCGGGCGGCCACGGTGGTGGGATGGTGCTTCTACTTCGCGGTGCCCACTGGCGCGCCGGCCGCCGCGATGTTCGCCGGAGCGTACGTCGCGGAGGCGTTCGGTGGTGACCGTCGGACGGTCCTGCTCACCGCGGCCCTGGTCATCGCGACGGTCACCGTCACCAACGTCGGTGGCCTGCGAATCTCTGGTCGGTTGCAACTCGTCCTCGCCGGCCTGTTGGCCGCGCTGTTGCTGGTCGCCACGGTCACGGCGTTGCCCCATGCCCGGTGGGACAACCTGGAGCCCTTCGCGCCGCACGGCTGGCTCGCCGTCGGTTCGGCTGCTGCCGTGCTCGTCTGGGGTTTCGCCGGGTGGGAGGCGGTCACCTCGCTGGCCGCCGACTTTCGTCGTCCGGCCCGGGACCTGCCCCGGGCCACGGGCATCGCCCTGGTCGTGGTCGGTGTGCTCTACCTGGGGGTAGCCGGCACGAGTCTGCTGGTGCTCGGTGCGGACACCGGCTCCACCGAGGCACCGTTGGCGCACCTGCTCGCCATCGGGGTCGGCGGTGAGGTGCGGGTGCTGACCGCGCTCGTCGCGCTGCTGCTGACCATCGGCACGATGAACGCCTACTTCGCCGGAGCAGCCCGGCTGGGGGCCGCTCTGGGCCGCGACGGCGCGCTGCCCGGCTGGTTCGCGCAGGGCAGCGCGCCGGGGCAGGTTCCCCGACGCAGCCTGGCGGTGCTCGGTCTGCTCTCCGCGCTGGCCCTGGCCGGGGTGGCCGGCACCGGCATCGGTCCCGGGCTGTCCGTGCAGCTCACCAGCGGGTCGTTCACCCTGGTGTACGTCCTGGGCGCGGCTGCGGCGGTGCGCCTGCTTCCGGTTGGCAGTTGGTCTCGACGAGCGGCGGTCGTGTCGCTCGTCGCCGTCTCGGCGCTGCTGGTCATGACCGGGGTGTACGTCCTCTGGACGCTGGCGGTCAGCGTCGCCGCCCTGCTCTACGCCCGCCGGCGGCGATCCGGGTCGCCGGAACTCGAAACTGCTGCGCCGCAACCTGTCATGTCGCGATCCGAGACTGCCGCGCCGCTACCCGGGGTGTCCCCACCCACTGATCGCACCAACGGGTCAGCCGGCCACCGGCCACTCGTGGACCGGACGGTTGCTGTGCATGAGCGGGATGTAGCGGTGTAACACCTCGCGCAGGGCGGCTCGCCGGTCCATGTTTCCGGCATCCAGCAGCCGGCGTAGCGTCGCCACCTGCCAACTTGCCCCGTTCCGCCCGGTGAGGCACCGCTGCTCGATGATGCCCAGTAGTCGATCCCGTTCCGCGGTGACCAGCCCCCACCCGGCCAGGCCCTGCTGGGCCATCGGTAGCAGGCGGCGCAGCACCAACTCGGTGACCGGTAGGTAGCCCAGGTGGGGCCAGTAGACCCGGGCGGCCATGCCGTGTCGGGCGCAGGCGTGGAAGTTCTCCTCAGCGGCGCTGAACGACATTCGCGACCAGAGCGGACGCTCGGCCTCGGCCAATGTCCGTACCAGGCCGAAGTAGAAGGCGCTGTTGGCGATGGTGTCGACCACGGTGGGGCCGGCTGGCAGCACCCGGTTCTCCACCCGCAGATGGGGCCGGCCGTCGACCACGTCGTAGACCGGTCGGTTCCACCGGTACACCGTGCCGTTGTGCAGGCGTAACTCGGACAGGGCGGGGATCCCACCCTGGGCGAGGGTCTGCGCCGGATCTTCGTCGTCGCAGACCGGCAGCAGGGCCGGGAAGTAACGGACGTTCTCCTCGAACAGGTCGAACACCGAGTTGATCCAGCGTTCGCCGAACCAGACCCGGGGCCGTACGCCCTGGGCCTTGATCTCCTCCGGCCGAGTGTCGGTGGCCTGTTCGAACAGCGGGATGCGGGTCTCTCGCCACAGCTCCCGGCCGAACAGGAACGGTGAGTTGGCACCGAGGGCGATCTGGACCCCGGAGACGACCTGGGCGGCGTTCCAGTACGCGGCGAACTGCGCCGGGCTGACCTGGAGATGGAGTTGCGTACTGGTGCAGGCTGCCTCCGGGGTGATGGTGTCGGCTGTCGTCTCCAGCCGGTCCACCCCGTCGATCCGGATCTGTAGGTCCTCGCCCCGAGCGGCGAAGATCTGCTCGTTGAGCTGTGCGTAGCGCGGATTGGCTGAGAGGGTCTGCGCGGTCAGGTGTTCCGCCTCCAGCGTCGGCAGGATGCCGATCATGACCATTCGGGTGCCGACCGCGCGCGCCTTCTCCTCGGCTGCGTTGAGGCTGGCGCGGACATTCTCCTCGTATTCGGCGGTGCCCCGGCCGGCCAACTGTCGCGGTGGCACGTTGATCTCGACGTTGAACTGCCCGAGTTCGGTCTGGAAACTCGGGTCGGCGATGGCGGCGAGCGCGTCCGCGTTGCGCATTGCCGGCATCGACCGCTCGTCGACCAGGTTCAGCTCGATCTCCAGCCCGGTCAGCGGCCGGTCGAACTCGAACCGTGCCGCCCGGAGCATCTCGGCGAAGACGTCGAGACAGGCGTGGACCTTCTGTCGGTGCCTGGCCCGATCCTCTCGGGTGAAGGTCTGAATGCCGACGTCCTCGCCCATGGCCACCGTCCGGTTGTTGGTTGATATTCACCAAATTGCCATGTCAGGTGTGATCAGTCGGATATTTCCGTCGGACGCGCCGGCTGGACCAGCTCGCAACGCCGATGACGAGGGGGGATAACATCATTATTCGACGAATCCGGGAGGGATCCATGCGCCGTACGGCAATGAAGCTGT is a window of Micromonospora polyrhachis DNA encoding:
- a CDS encoding GNAT family N-acetyltransferase codes for the protein MGHSSIRRAHEADLPAIARLRREWTEEERGGRDDPEFEQRFATWYASESSRRITWLAEVDGRVVGMVNLAVFDRMPRPGCAPGRWGYLGNAFVLRAYRNRGLGRRLVATLLDHASRNRFARVVLSPTEKSVPFYERAGFGPADMLMVKVLDEPGPPESGW
- a CDS encoding DsbA family protein, with amino-acid sequence MTLTVANMWFDPICPWAWITSRWLLEVEQVRDVQVRFHVMSLSMLNAGRTGLPEWYQKFLSRGWGPVRLAIAAEQKHGNDILRDLYTALGTRIHHGKAPVDRDLYVEVLTELGLATELADAAETADHDPALLASHHAGMDPVGDEVGTPVIHTPGPDGRSIAFFGPVVTPTPRGEAAGKLWDGVLLVSGTDGFFELKRTRTRSPSFE
- a CDS encoding sulfatase-like hydrolase/transferase; translated protein: MAEAAADLIGGAGSAPARRLTERRAALEIVALCGLVITQPLLDVTGRSPDFFLFHGAAGRDVLLFVAACVLPPPLVLWGIGALTRLAGPAVRAATHTATVGLLLTALALQVGKHLLPLRGVPLVLAAVALGTAGGYAHRRWSAPGQLLRFASAGPLIFVLLFVLVSPASAVVLPRERGGSGPGAARSAGHPPVVLIVLDELPLVSLLGPDGRVDADRFPHFARLAGQSTWYRNATGVSGWTPYALPAMLTGRYPTVAGAPHYSRYPDNLFTLLGGRYDIRAQESIAQLCPPSRCARSASAGPVLPTLLREGAGLLGQVLSPTDDDRDPTSSYREVPRQEAERDRQQTAPTDPRFRWDTLDDNQPARFTDFLAGLRAGRTSVRPTLDFLHLLMPHSPWSYLPSGVRYDAPPDLPNDGTGWVTLARDRHLAQLGYTDRLIGETLRTLEETGGLDEALVVVTADHGVSFTPQAQGRGLDSVRRSPGEVLWVPMFVKEPGQRVGRVDDRNWEHVDLLPTIADLVDVEVPWRVDGVSATGGGRDRSEKYYYDQPGKRIAIPGPAAFTAVVGATVPPRTSRSELLGRAVTDFEVVETGVSARVTNLAALRRVDPAEGKLPVLLHGTVPATVPDGTRLAVAVNGRIGAIVPVVAPDPGGRRFAALVGDDALYNPGVNQLELFELTDDQATLRRLRL
- a CDS encoding APC family permease, producing MSRMTVPQGAALSIGAVLGTGVIALPALAAQIAGPASILAWIAMIALSVPLAATFAALGTRYADTGGVATYVRRAFGARAATVVGWCFYFAVPTGAPAAAMFAGAYVAEAFGGDRRTVLLTAALVIATVTVTNVGGLRISGRLQLVLAGLLAALLLVATVTALPHARWDNLEPFAPHGWLAVGSAAAVLVWGFAGWEAVTSLAADFRRPARDLPRATGIALVVVGVLYLGVAGTSLLVLGADTGSTEAPLAHLLAIGVGGEVRVLTALVALLLTIGTMNAYFAGAARLGAALGRDGALPGWFAQGSAPGQVPRRSLAVLGLLSALALAGVAGTGIGPGLSVQLTSGSFTLVYVLGAAAAVRLLPVGSWSRRAAVVSLVAVSALLVMTGVYVLWTLAVSVAALLYARRRRSGSPELETAAPQPVMSRSETAAPLPGVSPPTDRTNGSAGHRPLVDRTVAVHERDVAV
- a CDS encoding class I SAM-dependent methyltransferase; the protein is MLPRSSAPDTGPRPEPGSFRDPTNRIFYAGEQVLRGLGPSAAEDWQALAASDFFPPLLAAGKVCGTETAEAATMPSAASTGWTTVLRHERIPFVSYPYEWSFAMLRDAALLHLEILRSALPAGFTTKDGSAYNLQWRGANPVFIDVGSFEPARDGEPWAGYRQFCQTMLYPLMLQAHLGIDFQPWLRARIDGVEAGQMRKLFGGTRRFSAGVFKHVHLHDAMQARNAGTSTGQVREQLRVAGFSRELVLAIVRAVDKLVRRLDWQPPASHWSDYQQTCGYSPDDRTRKERFVDAALAEAGRSKLVLDLGSNDGTYARIAARHAGYVVAAESDPAVVDQLYQRLRADQETRILPLVVDLADPSPGGGWRGTERASFATRARADAVLALAVVHHLAIGRNVPLGAVVDWLVGFLASAGRRGRLVVEFVHPQDPMAQRLLANKPAGLFPDYRRDEFERLLGQRCEIIRREELPSGTRTLYVGVPRG
- a CDS encoding VOC family protein, whose product is MAPRMDLIGLAVADMGRSLAFYRRLGLDIPASADTEQHVEVTLPGGLRMAFDTFDVIRSFYPGWTPPPSDGSAGGSSLAFACDSPAEVDAVYAELTKAGYHGELTPWDAFWGQRYAVLHDPDGNGVDLFAANPTPPAG
- a CDS encoding citrate synthase — translated: MTEVKLEHPQGQLSMPVQPAVEGPSGIGVGKLLKETGLVTYDPGFVNTAACSSEITYIDGDAGILRYRGYPIEQLAEKSSFLEVSYLLAYGQLPTEQQLADFAERIRRHSLLHEEMRRFFDGFPRDAHPMAVLSSAVSAISTFYQDSLDPFDQEHVEISTIRLMAKVPTIASYAYKKSIGQAMLYPDNSLGYVENFLRMTFGVPAEEYEVDPVMAKVLDMLFVLHADHEQNCSTSTVRLVGSSNANLFASVSAGVNALFGPLHGGANQAVLEMLERIRVEGGDVQSFVRRVKDREQGVKLMGFGHRVYKNYDPRAAIVKKAAQDVLSRMAKPDPLLDIAMQLEEIALADDFFVSRRLYPNVDFYTGLIYKAMGFPTKMFTVLFALGRLPGWIAQWREMISDPETKIGRPRQIYTGADERDYVPLDQR
- the pdxR gene encoding MocR-like pyridoxine biosynthesis transcription factor PdxR, giving the protein MDIHITLAGRGDLTARIYRQLLDAILDGRLRAGERLPPTRELARHLAVSRNTVAAAYDRLTAEGFLVGRVGAGTFVCDEAADRIPDRSAPSGGAVTPRQLWRAMPAPPGPARGTPDFNFDVGIPDPHLFPLESWRRIVAGELRIGALSPTSYGDPSGHPALRTAIARHIGVSRSVRAGADDVLVTQGAQQALDLVGRILIEPGDCVAVEEPGYRAARLLFQSLGARIVGVPVDGEGLDVSALPAEARLVYTTPSHQFPLGVPMSLRRRSALLAWAKRNGAVIVEDDYDSEFRFADRPLEPLQALDQDGRVVYVGSFSKVMLPTLRLGFLVAPTALRTALRTAKQLTDWHGDQHTQGAMARFIDEGLLARHLRRANKEYAARHGLIHRILRRDFADWLEPVPSAAGLHLCALLRPGVPMELAGVVRQAAQAGVRVRDLDDYRTGVGRSDDGGTTPGGAPTDARPGLVLGYGAIPLDRIAPGLRRLAASCRAGCP
- a CDS encoding helix-turn-helix transcriptional regulator, yielding MYRETGSRVAGAVLWWNTAPDEARPGRVLPDGCLDLIWSSSRGLLVAGPDTIAEVTTSVPGERYVGLRFPPGTGPAVFGVPAYELRDRRVPLAEVWAAPLVRKLEDRAAGLVDPGRLLESVAYDRLCANGGPDSLAAAVVARLDAGAGVTAIADALDLGSRQLHRRCQALFGYGPKTLARIRRMQRALALARAGVPAVEVAVRTGYADQPHLSREVRALAGVPIGVLLAGG